In the genome of Stomoxys calcitrans chromosome 4, idStoCalc2.1, whole genome shotgun sequence, the window acttccaacaactgtgctaagtatggctaacATCgattgtaacctgatatagctgccgtataaaccgatcttgggtcttaacttcttgagcttccagagggcgcaattcttatccgatctggcgaAGTTTtcgtgaagtgttttattttgatttttaactgtgtcaagtatggtctaaatcagtcaatatcctgctatagccgccatataaaccgatcttgtatcttgacatcttgagccactagagggcgcaattcctatccgattttgccgaaattttgaatgaagtgtttaatttcgatttccaacaactgtgtcaggtatgatctaaatcagttcatatcctgatatagccaccatataatcctatctcccGGTTAGACTTCtttggcttctagagggcgcaattattatccaatatggttgaaattttgcatatgtcggtttggtatgacttccaacaactgttccaagtatggtcgaaatcggtatataaactgatatagctgccatataaatcgtcgtaaaattctaagacgattgaacgatgtcagtgtgtctgttgtaatcactcatgagccttcaaaaattgagatattgaaatttggcacataaacgttttttgatgcacgctggttaagttcttgaacgggccaaatcggaccatatttggatatagctgctatatataccgattttccgataaagggtctaatgcccataaaaactttatttttcatccgattttgcggaaatttgaaacggtgagtagctTAAGTCTTCCCGACAACTATgaaccaaatatgtttcagatcggactatatttagatatagctaccataaagaccgatctcccgataatggatctgaagtccataaaagctttatttattacccgatttcgctgaaatttaaaacagtgagttattttccTGACTCCCGACATctcacgtaaatatggttcagatcggatatagctgtcatatacaccgatctcccgataatgggtctgaagtccataaaagctttatttattacccgatttcgctgaaatttaaaacagtgagttattttatgcctcctgatatccgacctaaatatggttctgatcggactatatttagataaagctgccatatagaccgatctgccgataaggggtctgaagccaataaaagctttatttattacccgatttcgctgaaatttgaaacagtgagtttttctgagcctcactatatccgaccttaatatggttcagatcggtttataattggatatatctgccaataagaccaatattttgttctacaaaattgaatagtgacatatatattagactcaatatccgtgccgaatttgggtcctaaagttatcctattttcaccggaggGTGAAAGagcaaaaacttttattttaatttttatttaaattcgtttTGTTCGTTGCAAGgtaaaaaacttaaaactaaAGATTTGATATAATTAGCAAAAGTATGACATAgccaacaaattaaaataatagtaataataaaAGTGTACGCTTTACATTATAACCTAAATCAGCTTGAAATATCCTTTCCTCTTTTGAAACATCGCTGGTGCAAGTTTAAGCCCTTTATAGCGATGTTAATTgtaaaatcaggcaataaacaTGCCACAGTGGTTAAAATACTGTACAGCCAGGCTGGAATGGAAACCAGCACCTTGTTGTAGGTCCAATATAAGTCGGTGTCGTGGTTGCTGGGaataaaaaataagatttatCACAAGTATTTTTTATAGTTGTTTATAAAATACTTACATATTAAAACTGTCATAAAGCACCATAGTACCAATGTATACCAGTATGGAGAAAAATGTGGAGAAAATAAACCAATAACTTTGATATTTAGTCTCCAGCCATAGCTTCAAATGTTCCACCAGAATTACCACATGCATAAGCAAAGCACACAAACTGGCCAAGTCAGCTGTCTGGcctacattcaaaatcacatCGTTGACAGAGAAGATGCACCAGGCGAAATAGAAACATATAACAGCATGATATATGCCCGATAAATTCCAAACAAAAAACGGTGTCCAATGCAGGGGTTTATTTTTGGTGATTTTCTTATACAACTCTGGTTGACTTAAATTggggaacatatttttaatttatttaaatttttttataccaattATTTTGCCACCTACCTCAATAGCATTTCCTGTGGATAGGGTTTCTCTGTCTGCGACAAAATAAACATAGGCAATGTGGTATAGATGACATTATACAAAGTCATGGGTAGCGAGTCAAAGGCCGATGTTGTTGAGAACAAGGTATAAAATTGGAATATGAACATAACACCCATAAGGAATATTCCCTTGTAGAAGAAATACAAAATCATCATAGCCAAGCGCACACTATTATAATGGCCATGGACCAGCAACAAACGCTTAAGCATATAAAATTTGCCAAAAGCAAAATCAGCACACTGAGCAGCTTGGTGACCCTCTTTGCCCATAACGCCTATACCCACATGAGCCTCTTGTATCATGCTAACATCATTCGCCCCATCACCAATGGCTGCGGTGATAAAATTCTCAGGCGAACTTTTTATCAAGGCCACAACTTTACTCTTCTGCAAAGGACTCAAACGGCAACAAAGCACTGCATCACATTTTATGGTTAAATCTCGAAATTCATTGGACGTTTCATTTAAAGCCACTGCCAAACTCTTGCCATCGATTAGTAAAGCAAAGTCTTTATTTCGGGCGAATTTCATATGGTAGTCAAGATTATCTAAATGATCCAACATATCTTCCTTGCTACTGCATTCGGTTATGAAATATTTCAGGGCATTTGGTGTAATATGGCCACAGGATATGGCTATATTAAGAGCAGTTTCCATTTTGTCGCCGGTTAAGACCCAGGTTTTAATGCCAGCCCTCTTAAGAGATGTTAAAGTATCGGCCACATCATCTTGCAAAGCATCTTCTACGGCTGTAGCACCCAATAAATCAAGATCTGAAAAAGGAAAGATTCTTATTAAACACAATTTTTCAGAAGCCTAAGAAAATAAACGGTGATTTTTTTATGAGTTGAATTTTTCGCGAAGACAGCACTGCTTGATAATTGTGTCCAAACGTCATCTGagaaaatgaaaagttttcagTATACTCTGCAATTTCATCACGGGAAAATCCGATTCTTTTAAGTATGCGTACACATATTTTTggtcatcgtaaaaatctaagacgatttagccatgtccttccattccatccatccatctgtccgtctatctgttgaaatcacgctacagtcttcaaaaattaagatatttgaaattattcttcttttgtccataggtaatttgagttcgaagatggactatatcgaactatatctagacatagctccctctagaccgatctctcgattaaaggtgtTAGGCCTATGGAAacagcatttattgcccaatttctctgctgaaattcagcacaatAAGTAAAGTTTAGATCCCAACATCCGTGGGGAATGTGGTCCAAACCTGTCTACATCTTAATatcctccatataaaccgagctcccgatgtaaggtcttaggcctataaaagccgcatttattgtccgatctcgctgaaatttgtttggCACACTGAGTAGCTAAAAGACCCCAATATTCATGCCTTCTAGGGTCTAGAACGGACTATATGTTAATATAGCCCCTCATTCGGCTTCGGTTATAAATAGGCAACCCGTCGGTTCCTACTGCCTTGTTTTTCTTGAGTCGAGTCACTGcatcttggacctcattctgactaggaggtaaacattctataacatcatcagggattggttctgcggtatcctctgcGCAGCCCTCGGCGGATACTAGAAgtagggtaaaatgttctttccatatcctcagcacactatctgtatcagtttccggattttcttctttgtctttgcaggaggatgtgtctgccccaaagccatcggtttaatgtttgattcttggtagaatttccggacttgaTTCTGAgccctgtacatctcaatttgctcacactcacgtctttgcatttccttcttctttctgcggaatagtcGTTTCACCTCTCTCTTTTTCTTCAgatatctctccttcatctggcgcgttgctaatgattgcagggttgctctgtaagCCGCATTCTTGACTTTAGCATATCTACACTCTCGGTCTTCCCTATCTAACtactaactaaatttcccataaacaatCCATTAAGGAATGGGGGatgcttctctcatatcaatcagACTgtagattaaagtttaagctcaatgacaacgggcctccttttttatgccgagctcgaacggcgtgccgcatagcgacatcttttggtagagaagtttgaacatggcaggataccttataaatgtagccagcattagcataagtataaccaccgctgaaaatttttgttgatattcacgccgggatttgaacccaggcgttgggcgttataggcggacatgcttgcatctgcgccacggtggccttcctatctttgcattaaaatcgcccagaacgattttaatatcatgggcggggcagcgtcGTACTCTGTCTAGGCGCTCATAGATAAAATATCCTTGGCcagttcgtccttgtcttccgttggagaatgggcacaaataaggctgatggggaagaatttggctttcatGCGGATTGTGGTTAGCTCTCATCTACCGCAGTAAAGCTGGAAACATAGTGTTTCAGTAACCAACTAACCACAAAACCACAGCTTCACAGGCTGATggtgaagaatttggcttttatgcggattgtggctagcctatcatccaccagagtaaagctggagacaaggtgctTCAGTGAccaactaaccacaaatccatagcTAAATTCATACCTCGTGTCTTGGCAGCTAAAGTAACCCAGAGGGAAAATGAGCTTGTTTTGCATCTGCGAGAACTGGTCTCCGAACTCCATGTTTATATCTTTTTAACATTGAGTGAAATTACCAGATTAGTACTTGCCTTTCATAGTAATTACATGGCCTTAAGAAGGACAGAATTGCTGCTTAAAACATCAAAGGTTCAATAGATAGTCACAGGTGTTCCATATTTTTTATGGGGTACCTCAGAAGGAATAAATAACGACGGTGGAGGCAACCCTTGTCAAACACTTAGAAGTTGCAAGGCAGTCTTGGAAGCTTTATATTAGAAGGCATACGGTCCCTCTATTAAAAGGCTTTGAAGCGCTGTTATCAGGGCTGTTTTAAGCAGGACTTACTAGTTTTCCCAAGGGGAAGTTCTTCGCTGGTTGGTGCCATTGTGACACCATGCCCGGTtcaatcgcacttcctgtaaggcgctaatatctgccttgtacttctccaatacatccgccagtgcgtatactgtaTTTCCCTATAAAGAGCCCggacattccagatgcagatccgcagatcatggtccttttttagTTTGGTTAGGGGAGTCCGTTTATAggattcttttgtttctcagagtaatcCTGGTAATTTTCCGGCACTGGCCGAGCGCACCAACTGCATGGGTTAtgtgtagagatgggcgatgtgCAAATACCCAAAGGTATTTACCcagaaaatttggaaaattgccgggtatttacccatatacCAAAAATCTgggtatttatattttttttgcagatatcttgggcataaaaacattttcaaacaatttttgatgatttcttattctttgtatataaacctgaccttctgatctcaaaaaatcggaatttttttatatatagaaactatatagaccgatctccagacttatagtcttgaggcaatgcgctggtaatttttcatctaatttcgttaaaatttggcacagtgagttccggtagacccctacctattTCTGTGAAATGTgctctagatcggaccatatttgggtacgGCTGCCCTATGAAccaaccgcccgatctcccgatgcaaatgcaaatttgcctatgataattccattaagcaactggggaaacttttcacaaatcaatgagtgctgtccgattcaattttatgctcaatgataagggacctccttttcataACCGAATCCTtggcgcagagcgacacctttggggagaagattttacatggcaaagaacctcaaaaatgtagcctgcatttggaggggataaccaccgctgaacatttttctgatggtaggcggacatgctaacctctgcgctgcagtAGCCTCCCCCAATCGCCCGATATGGGGTATTAAGGCAATAAAATATCAATATATTGccagatttcgatgaaatttggcacagtgatgtGGCCCaattgtggtccagatcggaccatatttggatatagctttcatatagaccgatttcccgatatagggtattgagcctataaaaggagcattcttcatccgatttcgatgaaatttggcatagtgagtttcgGTAGACCCTGACCCATTCTTGggaattatggttcaaatcggatcatatttggatatagctgccatatagaccgatctccagacatagggtattgagcccataacagtcgtatttttcaaccgattttgatgaaatttgaaactgtgcgTTATGGTAACCATTTTCACCTTCgcgttgaatatcgtccagattagaccatatttggatatatctgccatatagaccgctctcccgatatagagttttTAGCcgataaaaggagcatttctcatttgatttcgattaaatttgaaacagtgcgataTGGTGAGTAtcgtccagatcagaccatatttggatatagacccatctcccgatataaagtgtcaagcctataaaaggagcatttttcatccgatttaaatgaaattcggcacagtgagttttggtaggaaatataagatcggatcatatttggttacagctgccatatagaccgatctcccgatatactGTTTTTAGCCgataaaattagcatttttcatccgatttcgatgaaatttgaagcagtgagttttaGTAACCCTCTACACCTTCGCGTTGAATatcatccagatcggaccatacttgggtacatctgacatatagaccaaactcccgatatagagttttGAGCCGATAAAAggatcatttttcatccgatttcgatgaaatttgaaacagtgagttttgatagacctggTTAGGGGTCTTTCAGAACTCACtatgacaaatttcaaaaattaggACTTAATTGCCTCAACGCTTtaagtctagagatcggtctatatagcggctatatagaaTTATAGTTCAATTTGATGAGATCCGTACGTCAGTGTTAGATACAGAGAATAAgaaattctaaacaaatttttgcaaaatgatttcaattacccaaaaaaggtatttattgggtatttatccAGTAAATACCCAAGCATTGGGTATTCACCcgatagaaacccatctctagttATGTCAGATCGCATAGGTATCCCTCGAtatcgcgagccgcttgctccaagatccgacactCGCTTCTAGCCGCCCCTAAccagggaacagacgctgatgtgaGCCATTTGTTATTTGAAGGCTCACCTAGTCGCCTAGTATTTAAGTAAAAGTCAGTGCTACCCTTCCCCTCATTGAGACTCTTCACtcaaaatcgctgactgcccgcggccgctaTTCCGCATAAGTACGAAGCTTTCCAGTGTCCGCAACCTGCAGGCGCGCCAAATAGGTTTTAGCTTAACTTCTCGTTATAATGATGAACATCACACAAGTCGGAGTTTAAAgttccagcccgtgtggtgcTTAAAGTTACATGAATTTATTATGAAATGGCAGAGATCAATTTATCGATTCCAGTAAaactttttgggtttttttagaTTAAAACACCCCTTTACTTCAACTCACCCTTTTCCATTTTTTCATAACACATTTCGTTCAGTTCATTGCGATTGTCCAAAGAAAAGCTGGCCTCTTtcaattcttttaaaaattctccATATTCATCATCACCAATTTTTCTCCTTGCAATGGCTAAAGTTCTCAAACCCAAACGTGCAAAATCTGTGATGTGATCATCGGTTTTTGTAATCAATTCTTGTGATTCCTTATTGCACAAAGGAAATATGCAACTTTCGGCGCCTTTGGTATAAATCCACCTAACGCCAGAGGCATCCTTCACTATGACACTCATTCTTCTACGTTCGGAGGTAAATTCTAATGTatgcaatttttcaaaaacaatttcatcCGTGGAATTCTTGTGAGGGTCTACAATGCGAATTTTCAATTGTTCATCATCGCCGCCGGTGTAAACCAAACCTAAGTTAGCGCATGCTTCTATCAAAGCTTTTTCATCAGCACTAGAGGATTGATAGTCAAGTGTTCTAAAAGAAGGGGATTGGAGATTATTTCGCTTTTATTGTAGTGTGAAAACGAGTTTACTTACTTTATAGttctttcaatttgtttttggaaatcTGAGGGGGCTTGAGATTCGTCAAATGCTGTTGCTTCGGTTCCATTACTAGCTAAAGCattgaacaaattaaaaaagaatatgtTATTGCTGATGTTTTTACAAATATatcttaaataatttttttaaatgcaaaCTTCAAAATTAGCCCATAAACTCCGTGTCAAAAAAGAACGAGAAACATTATCTAACATCAATGGGTGTTATCCTGTTCATGTTCAGGCTCGATGATAAAGCAACTTCTTTTCGAAACAGAATCAAAAAAACATAGCACTGACCAGCACCTTTTCTTAGCTTATTTGCAGCttatgtagtcattccgtttgtaacacctcgaaatataggtcttagaccccataaagtatatatattcttgatcgtctcgacgtactgagtcgatctagccatgtccctccgtctgtcgaaatcacaatagaggtcgaacgcgctTGAAagattgcacagatacttaatatcgatgtaggggATTGTTGGGGATTGGGCAAaggggccacatcggttcagatttagatatagctcctatataaaccgatctcccaatttaagttcttgagccgctggaagccgcaatttttgtacaatttggaaattttgcatatggtgttctgttgtgacttacaacaattctgcttagtacggtccaaatcggtctataacctgatatagctctctataaaccgatctctcgatttgactccttgagaccCCAAAAGACgctattttgtccgatttggctgaaattttgcatgtagtgttctgttacgacttttaacaactgtgccaagtacggtccaaatcggtctataacctaatatagctcccatagtaaccgatctcccgatttgacttcttgagtccctaccagccgcaattttagtccgatttggctaaatttttttatgtagtgttctgttatgacttccaacaaatctgCTTAGTacgacccaaatcggtctataacctaatatagctccctataaaacgatctcccaatttgacttcttgagcccctagaccacgcaatttttgtccgatttggctgaaattttgtctgtggtgttccgttatgactttcaacaactgtgccaaatacggtccaaatcggtatataacctgatatagcactcatagtaactgatctcccgatttgacttcttgagtccttacaagccgcaattttagtccgatttgattgacttccaacaactctgcttagtacggtccaaatcgatttataacctgatatagcttccatataaaccgatctccttatttgagcccttacgagccgcaatttttgcccgatttggctgaaattgtgcatgtagtgttctgttacgacttctaacaactgtgccaagtacggtccaaatcagtcttactttactttaattggctatgacagaatagtTATTCCACTAGgagaacgtagaatagcgttccaagcgcctcgatcttctgcgctcattctaaaatctctgacgccaagtttcaaggtgtctcccaccacttgatctttccatcgggcttttggtcttcccggtttgcgtgtacaaccgtgtttgccttcaaaagacttctttgctggagcttctgcatccattctgacaacatgacctagccaacgcagccgttgtattttgatgcgtgcaactatgcaatcgtcgtcatacacctcatacagctcgtggttcttacgtcgcctatattctccattaactcaaactggttcatatattttacgaagaatatttctctcaaatactccaagcactgcctcatctgctttcacaagtacccatgcttcagaaccaaataacagcacggatagtatcagtgtcttgtatagtgtaatcttcgtctgtcgagaggtggccttgtatctaaactgcttacttagtccaaagtggcatccgtttgccagtattattcttcgcttaatctcaaaactggtgtcgttcgtttcggttacggcggtgcgaggtagataaagttactgactgtctcaaagctGTGGTTCCCTACTTTCTCCATTtactttatctgatcggttgtgcaaggctttttgggagttgaaatcatccatttcatcttatctccagtacagtagtaactgcagcctttgaaagaatcgaaatagagtcagtgaaaatgggtatgGCAGTAACCCATTTGCACTGACTctatttcgattctttcaaaggctgcagttactacttccgatgaccgacctatgatatcgatgtcgtcggcataggcaagtagcatgtgctctcttgtgattagtgtgccataacttctgcatctcgtataatcttctccaacaggatattaaagagatcacacgataggctgtatccttgtctgaaacctcgtttggtattaaatggttcggtgagattctttcctattcctactgaggaacgcgtatcagcaagagtcatcctgcagagtcttattaattttgcagggataccaaactcagacatggcttgaaataccgttgaacgtaaaggagtatcgaaggcggctttgtagtcaacaaagagatggtaggtgttgatttgtccttctcgggtcttttccaggatttggcgcagtgtgaatatctggtccaggatggatttaccaggtctacatccgcattgatagggcccaattatctcattgactttaggttttaattttaaatacgctcgagagtatcttgtatgcgatggagagaagacttattcctctgttgttggcacattccgtcttgtctcctttcttgtgtacgggacatagtatgctgaggctccaatcatcgggtatgcgttcttctagccagattgtgcagataagctgatgcatacgccttatcagcgtgtcgcctctgatCTTAAAAAGTTCAGAGGGTaccccgtcggctcctgctgccttgttgttctttagtcgggtcactgctacttggacctaattttgactaggaggttgacattctataccatcatcagggattggttttgcgATATCCTCTTCACCGcaaacgtcggacactagcagtagggtaaaatgttctttccatatcctcagcatgttatctgtgtcagatatcagatttccttctttgtctctgcaggaggatgtgcccgccccaaagccatcggtttgatatttaattttttggtagaatttcttgacttcattctgactcctgtacatctcaattcgctcacagtCACGTCTTtgcttttcctttttctttctgcggaatagacgtctCTCCTCTctgcttttctcccgatacctctcctttatctggcgcattgctactgattacagggttgctctatatgccggaTTCTTGaattcagtagcatctcgacactcttggttataaagggtgatttttttgaggttaggattttcatgcattagtatttgacagatcacgtgggatttcagacatggtgtcaaagagaaatatgctcagtatgctctgacatttcatcatgaatagacttactaacgagcaacgcttgcaaatcattgaattttattaccaaaatcagtgttcggttcgaaatgtgttcattcaccgcaacgttgcgtccaacagcatctttgaaaaaatacggtccaatgattccaccagcgtacaaaccacaccaaacagtgcatttttcgggatgcatgggcagttcttgaacggcttctggttgctcttcactccaaatgcggcaattttgcttatttacgtagccattcaactagaaatgagcctcatcgctgaacaaaatttgtca includes:
- the LOC106081306 gene encoding phospholipid-transporting ATPase IF, which translates into the protein MTLSDTRSAGASASSSVQDTIRITIGGDHDTKKNTRRSKLNRIKTTKYTFLTFLPLNLMEQFKRMANIYFLFMTIISWLIDSPVSPMTALVPLVFVIGVAAAKQGYEDIQRHKSDNKVNRTKATLIQNGNENQIQSQYISPGDLVLVKRDWDVPCDLVLLQSSDPHGKCYINTANLDGESNLKTLMVPRELPAVGLEAMNSLGRIECEHAKTDLYSFNGKIELTSPEGLVLPLTAENVLLRGSRVKNTESIIGCAVYTGMSTKLQLNSRHTRNKFASSEIYLNRFLIFNLILMFGICALLYFLKNRAEVTIIPDMEYVVTTVNIYAFTQFFQDFFSFLVLFKYLVPISMYVIVEMCRVMAGQFMRWDLHLYDEATDQPCMVNATNLNEELGQINILFSDKTGTLTKNEMIFQQCSIVGRKYHSHQTQLEEEGTKNVIDYNGFNEDQRNFFQALAICHTVQVAGDIQGSSYENGISDVGTTGAWMNGDSKKNISNSTGKASNGTEATAFDESQAPSDFQKQIERTIKTLDYQSSSADEKALIEACANLGLVYTGGDDEQLKIRIVDPHKNSTDEIVFEKLHTLEFTSERRRMSVIVKDASGVRWIYTKGAESCIFPLCNKESQELITKTDDHITDFARLGLRTLAIARRKIGDDEYGEFLKELKEASFSLDNRNELNEMCYEKMEKDLDLLGATAVEDALQDDVADTLTSLKRAGIKTWVLTGDKMETALNIAISCGHITPNALKYFITECSSKEDMLDHLDNLDYHMKFARNKDFALLIDGKSLAVALNETSNEFRDLTIKCDAVLCCRLSPLQKSKVVALIKSSPENFITAAIGDGANDVSMIQEAHVGIGVMGKEGHQAAQCADFAFGKFYMLKRLLLVHGHYNSVRLAMMILYFFYKGIFLMGVMFIFQFYTLFSTTSAFDSLPMTLYNVIYTTLPMFILSQTEKPYPQEMLLSQPELYKKITKNKPLHWTPFFVWNLSGIYHAVICFYFAWCIFSVNDVILNVGQTADLASLCALLMHVVILVEHLKLWLETKYQSYWFIFSTFFSILVYIGTMVLYDSFNINHDTDLYWTYNKVLVSIPAWLYSILTTVACLLPDFTINIAIKGLNLHQRCFKRGKDISS